The Littorina saxatilis isolate snail1 linkage group LG1, US_GU_Lsax_2.0, whole genome shotgun sequence nucleotide sequence cgtgttgaaaactgtGTTAGCATTCTCgccattcacaatggcggctgaaagtcggacctcaactcgtagacctgttttcaagcgatacagtgttctggaagctctacaagaagtgatttatggattaccacacagaagaatacttttatgggctgtaatgtgagtacctgatgtttgacaccagttttagcggtgttttgtgtggttttacgtgctgcaatgtgtgtcactgtgtgtgtgtaagtccggaaactgtaatttttgacaaaaatggtcattatatcaatttttactataacaatcacaaacaaagtccaatgatcatgtcatcctataatagccaagggtataagcaaaacacatgccaaagatctaagagatatctcaataaatgatcgagcagtgaacagattagtgaacctaccgaagaaagcgaaattttgccctggcacacagcaataccaaaatgctgttatactgtggcagtgaagaggTTAAAAGTAGGTTGCTGAGATATAAAATTGACATCCCTCTCAGAGCCCTAATAAGCACACATATGGCATTATCTTACATTAAATATTCTCTTTTACTTGATTTtactaaggccaaacaaaaatatatgttggtttaaaaaaaagatagggtcggtaggtcggcttttttttaaataatttttttttttaaagatttagtCGAggaagttacttcccttagtctcagTATGGTTCGTAAAATGAGCCAGaagttattttttgtttgagaaatgaaaaaaaagttttggtcGGTGGGAAATAGTGTCGGTCAGGTTAATTACCCtaacccatttttttttttttttggggggggggggggggggctaaaagGGAGAAATAAACTAAAAACACCTCAATcaaaaaataatgtaaaatgtGCGCAACCAATATTACAGGACAAAACTTTCATTCTCATCATGCCTCAGCTTCCTCTTTTtgctttcttttatttcttacTACATCTACGTACCCACTAATTTCTTCCCCAAAAATTCAATTCATAGATTGAAAAAAGCCGGAGACTGAGATCAGCAACGCTTTCTAAGCTAAGTTCAATATCTGTACCAGAAGTGCTTGCCTGTCTGTCCTCTTTGAAGATCATTGGGTCAACGTGCATGtgattgcaatattttgttttgtcataaattaaaagtcgcttgttcatttcaatgctcgttattctctcaggtgacgggcgcagtggcgtggtggtaagacatcggcctcctaatcgggagttcgaatcccggttgctgccgcctggtgggttaagagtggagatttttccgatctcccaggtcaacttatgtgcagacctgctagtgacttcaCCCCCTTCGtggccaagtgcgcacggaaaagatcctgtaatccatgtcagagtttggtgggttatagaaacacggaaataccgagcatgcctcccccgaaatcggcgtatgctgcctgaatggcggggtaaaaacggtcatacacgtaaaaatccacgcgtgctaaaatcatgagtgaacatgggagtctaagcccatgaacgaagaagaagaaaattctctcaggtgccaggagaatggtttccgaataactctcctttactctattacacatgttgtatgcatttagagcgattacttcccttagtTTATCAGATtaccattcttggttttttttattccattCACAATTAtacctttcttttctttgataAGGCGCTTCCCTAGATCCAGCGTAACATTGGCTGTGCCTTGCAGCACTATTCCAATGACGGTGGCAAAGGCGTTGGGTGAGAGGCGTTCTGTGGGAGAGATGAAGTTGCCGGCTGCGTTGTTGACCACGATATCTGGCAACCCGAACTCTGCTACAGCTTTGTCCACTGCTGCTGCCACGTCGTCTGCTTTGCGCACATCCATTCGCACAGGAAACACCTGTTAAAGATTAAACACTTCACTGTTAGATTTAGCTTACAAGGTGTTAAcaaatatacagtggaacccccccttatacgaccccccaatttaagacttcctccattttaagaccctgttttcttagactttctgttcataacctctgtaaatttacccccatttaaagactccctcctttttaagacctgattttctcagatttttgaaggtcttaaaaggggggttccactgtaatacgaCATGCTCACTCATTTCTGGAAGAAAAGACTTTCTCTGCATACAAGGCACTATGGTACCATGTATATGTTGCACTAAAAAACCATGAACTAGCGGTCCTGCTCCCTTCTTGCAGGTGTGATAAGGCTTGGTAGTAGTGAAGGCAAGCATGCCAATTTAGTTACACATTACACGCAACCATGCAGCTATAAGACGCAACAGTCAATCAATGATCAATGTAAAAAGTATTGTGTTAATTGTTGTCTGAACATTAATATGGTAAACTAACATCATTAATATTTTCTCTTACTCCTCATGGCGCtatcaaaacaaatctttgACAATTAAAGTTCTCCAGTGTTTGCACACTGTTTTTAAACAATATCAAAAGCATGCAAGTAGAAAAGTTACCTTTCGGCCTGTCTTCTGGGTAATCTCCGCAGCAGATTTGTTGAGCTGATCTTCACTtctgtaaaaaacaaacaaaaaaaacatcacACATGAAAGTGTAGGAGTCAGAACAGAAATAATGCTTTCCCTAACAtgtatatatacagtggaaacaatcacgagtcgtgtaccctgTATGGCTGTTACTGATTTATAagcgtcccgtccatgggcgtgtcagcgctgttactgatttatcagtgtcccgtcgcgaaagtgttaaagactccctccttttaaaaccctgatttttcagattttctattcataatctctgtaaatctacccccattttaagactcgacctcctttttaagatctgattttctcagatttttgaaggtcttaagtTAAAAGAAGGGTTTCCCTGTATTGCCTGGGAAATAGTCTAAAGAACAACCTTTCAACCTAATTCCTTGCAACAATAGTAcaatgcacacgcacacacactaactaaaCTATACAACAAACCTGCTCGCGATGACAACATCAGCCCCAAGCTGAGATAACCCAGTCGACATGCCATAGCCGAGACCTGTGGCGCCCCCAGTGACAAAGGCGACCTTGCCCTTGAAGGTGTCGGGAGGAACCATGTAGCCGTCCTTGACGGGAAAATACTTGGCTCTGTCCTCCGCTGACCAGCAGCTGGACGTTGTTGTCAGACATCTCGTACAGCTCAGCTGAGGTCCCTGGTTAATGTACAATAAAATATAACAAGTAACAGAAAATACAGGCACCTcctatatatataataatgaTTAAAGCAAAAATATGTAGCATTTTGGATTACAAGGACTGAGCATGCCTCTGCagttgtctgcctctgtgtgtgtgtgtgtgtgtgtgtgtgtgtgtgtctgtgtgtgtgtgtgtgtctgtgtctgtgtgtctgtgtctgtgtgtctgtgtctgtgtctctgtgtgtgtgtctgtgtgtgtgtgtgtctgtgtgtgtgtctgtgtctatgtgtataaGGTAAAGTTTGGACTTTGTACCTCGACCAGTGTATGAACTGATCTACCGGTTTCCCTTTTGAGTACCTTACTTTTCAAAAAGTTAGTCTGTTTTGGATAAAATCATTGCAAATTTGACTTCATCTGACTCCTTTTCTAAATGTAAACCGAAGGCAGCTATTTCCAGTTGGCATTTTAAGAAAAATGCAGCAGTCTCTGGCCAGTCTTATCGTAGATCGAGCTTCAACAGGACGTCACAATGTGACACTCTTAGACAAATCTATGCAGTCGACATCTAAAATCAAGCGTGTGTGACGACATGCAATAACATTTTAAGAAAAAAGCAAAATCATATCTTATGTACGAGTTGGCACATTACAGTTCTGCAAGATAAACAGGTTAACAATGTTGTATTCTCAAACTTTACCAGGCGTGAAACAACTCGCGCAAgattggtcgccattttgtcgtCTGCAATGGGAGCAGTTAGTGAAGACTTAAATACGTGTGATCATATAGCCATAAAAATACTCTGTGCATATGGAAATGACTTACAAAATAAACCATTAcaatttgttattgtttttaactTAAGAATCCTTTACTTTCTGTTAACTTTCTATTTTTATAGATAAACTGAAATAACATATATATAGTATTATGATCACTCCCTGTCGATGTGAAGGTCACGGCCGCAGAAAGCGAGCACTGCGGTGACCATGCAGTGAGTCAGGGAAAACAAACGTCAAGTTGTGTAAATAAACATGCTTCGCTTCATCCGTTTGACCCGACAGGTATTGTTTTACCTTGATCATTTTCAGAATTGATCTGCCATCACTAGGATAAATTATGTAGGTGCATATGATCTATCATGTTTGCCTGAACACTTGACTTGCaatgtgttagtgttacaaaACAGGACACAAAGTAGGTTTGCAACTTCTTTAAAGAGCTCTCAAGCCAGGCGCGGGGAATTGCTGTTTTTGGTGGTTTTGTGCCCACTCTCTATCCGTCCATACTGTGTCCATCATGCAGTGCAGTACGCTTTCACATCTGAATCAtgtatgaagcttatgtgtgtgtgtgtgtgtgtgatctctAATACAGGGATTTGTTTACTTTTTATTTATAAATACAACAGGTGGTCAGACCATTGTATGGCTCATCTCCAGCTAGCCTTCAGCGTATCCAAGAGCAACCATTGCAAATACTGCAGGCCCAGCAGCAACCTTCACAACGACCATGTCGCTGCTGGATCAGCAGTGGGGTAGATCTGACCGACGGAGAGAAGAAACTCATAGAGAAACTCAGATCTCGCTTTCCTGGTGCCAAAAGTGTAGAAGTCAGCGACATTTCTGGTAAGTTAACATCAGTGAAGAACATCTGACTAAGAAAAATCAACAACAGAAAGATGCATCAATGCATGCATTCAAACATGTGAAcatctatatatacgacttgtgtctgtctgtctgtgtgtctgtgtgtctgtgtgtgtgtgtcttcgcgatgcacggccaaagttctcgatggatctgcttcaaatttggtgggcttattcagagagaccccggacacaacctcatcgatgagatatttcaacacgtgctctcagcgcgcagcgctgaaccgattttggttccacctcagttacccgggcccccataccgacacaccaaagccgctagaccacatcacaacgccaaagttctcggtggatctttttcaaatttggacaccgtattcagctacaccccggacacaatatcatcgatgagatatttcaacacgtgctctcagcgcgcagcgctgaaccgattttggtttttgtgttcatttcaccattacaagtaactcttccttatcttctccagtgttttgcgtttatctcccttccttcgtgtggcttcaatccatattcccgtttctaagttactatttttagaatgtcactgcgctgtccagaacgcttcccttgcacccgtaagttgttcttactgtcaaagtgaaaaggtcgaatcaatttatagccacgcgaaaaatacactctcacctatctctatatatttatagatatagatatacatatatatatacggcttctctgtgtgtgtgtgtgggcaaaaacctgtgtattgtagagttctgtttgtgatgtggattgtggtctagcggcttttgtctgtctgtatgttctggccaaCGACATCTATCGTTGGTTCTGGCATTtaagaagccacaacagataatatagggctaagaaattttAAGCTGTAAAAATCtcaagttgttcttactgtcaaagtgaaaaggtcgaatcaatttatagccacgcgaaaaatacactgtcacctatctctatatatttatagatatagatatacatatatatatatacggcttctctgtgtgtgtgtgtgtgtgtgtgggcaaaaacctgtgtattgtagagttctgtttgtgatgtggtctagcggcttttgtctgtctgtatgttctggcatttgagaagccacaacagataatatagggctaagaaataagctctaacattctcaaacccgtttgacaggacttcgccttcaaaggtgattgtggtgaaccgccacgctgtctgtctctgtctcgcgattcaccccggcggattcaccattcccagtaactcttccttatcttctccagtgttttgcgccttcgtgtggcttcaatccatattcccgtttctaacttattatttttagaatgtcactgcgctgtccagaacgcttcccttgcacccgtaagttgttcttactgtcaaagtgaaaaggtcgaatcaatttatagccacgcgaaaaatacactgtcacctatctctatatatttatagatatagatatacatatatacatatacggcttctctgtgtgtgtgtgtgtttgtgtgtgggcaaaaacctgtggattgtagagttctgtttgtgatggggtctagcggctttggtctgtctgtatgttctggcatttgagaagccacaacagataatatagggctaagaaataagctctaacattctcaaacccgtttgacaggacttcgccttcaaaggtgattgtggtgaaccgccacgctgtctgtctctgtctcgcgattcaccccggcgaagccgggtattcctctagtataatatatatagacattcacacacactcacggggcggggacgtagctcagtcggtagcgcgctggatttgtatccagttggccgctgtcagcgtgagttcgtccccacgttcggcgagagatttatttctcagagtcaactttgtgtgcagactctcctcggtgtccgaacacccccgtgtgtacacgcaagcacactagaccaagtgtgcacgaaaaagatcctgtaatccatgtcagagttcggtgggttatagaaacacgaaaatacccagcatgcttcctccgaaaacggcgtatggctgcctaaatggcggggtaaaaaacggtcatacacgtaaaattccactcgtgcaaaaaacacgagtgtacgtgggagtttcagcccacgaacgaagaagaagaagaacacacactcacatacttagacacacacatgtacactcagacagacacacacacatgcacattcaAACAGACACACTCGCGAAGTGAGagggagtgtatgtgtgttcatatatatatatatatatatatgtgcgcATATAACTAAGTATTC carries:
- the LOC138972634 gene encoding 2,4-dienoyl-CoA reductase [(3E)-enoyl-CoA-producing], mitochondrial-like produces the protein MATNLARVVSRLGPQLSCTRCLTTTSSCWSAEDRAKYFPVKDGYMVPPDTFKGKVAFVTGGATGLGYGMSTGLSQLGADVVIASRSEDQLNKSAAEITQKTGRKVFPVRMDVRKADDVAAAVDKAVAEFGLPDIVVNNAAGNFISPTERLSPNAFATVIGIVLQGTANVTLDLGKRLIKEKKGASFLAISADYASSGSGFVVPSACGKAGVEALTKSLAVEWARYGMRFNCISPGPIETKGAFSRLDPTGQFMGELIKRIPVGRAGNVNELVNLALYLLSDYSTWFNGQVIRLNGGEYPCAAGMFNPLLQVTEQQWDAMEAMIRKVKGS
- the LOC138972644 gene encoding bolA-like protein 3 isoform X1, translating into MLRFIRLTRQVVRPLYGSSPASLQRIQEQPLQILQAQQQPSQRPCRCWISSGVDLTDGEKKLIEKLRSRFPGAKSVEVSDISGGCGAMYQISIEAEEFRGKKTVQQHRLVNEALAEEIKDMHGLQLNTKAPPDS
- the LOC138972644 gene encoding uncharacterized protein isoform X2; this encodes MLRFIRLTRQVVRPLYGSSPASLQRIQEQPLQILQAQQQPSQRPCRCWISSGVDLTDGEKKLIEKLRSRFPGAKSVEVSDISGGCGAMYQISIEAEEFRGKKTVQQHRLVNEVCTSLS